A section of the Citrobacter farmeri genome encodes:
- the ehaB gene encoding autotransporter adhesin EhaB → MHSWKKKLVVSQLALACTLAITSQANASTDISGKTYTTFDHYNDATYADGVYYDGYVGWNNYGTDSVYNGDIYPVINNATVNGVISTYYLDDGLSTNTNSNSLTIKNSTVHGMITSECMTSECANGRDTGYVYDRLALTVDNSTIDDNYEHYTYNGTYTDGTADTHVVDVYDMGTAITLDQEVDLSITNNSHVAGITLAQGYEWEDIDDNTVSTGVNSGEVFNNTITVTNSTVTSGSWSDEGTSGWFGNNNNASDYSNTLTADDVAISAIANPYADNAMQTTVNLSNSTLMGDVVFSSNFDENFFPNGADSYRDTDSAVDTNGWDGTDRMDVTLNNGSKWVGAAMSVHQVDTDGDGVYDDVAAGTDATATLIDIAANSLWPSSTYGIDNGNTAYDEDGHVVGNDVYQSGLFNVTLNGGSQWDTTKASLIDTLSINSGSVVNVADSSLVSDTIALTGGSALNINEDGHVATDTLTVNNSTVTIADDVAAGWGVGDAALYANTINVTNDGVLDVGNSADYALQTDTLNLTSTTDANGNVHAGVFDIHSNNYVLQADLTNDRTADTTKSNYGYGVIAMNSDGHLTINGNGDAYSADLSEVDNAGDNVAAATGNYKVRIDNATGEGAIADYKDKELIYVNDKNSTATFSAANKADLGAYTYQAQQQGNTVVMQQMELTDYANMALSIPSANTNTWNLEQDTVGTRLTNSRHGLADNGGAWVSYFGGNFNGDNGTINYDQDVNGIMVGVDTKVEGNNAKWIVGAAAGFAKGDMSDHTGQVDQDSQSAYLYSSARFANNIFVDGSLSYSHFNNDLSANMSDGQYVDGSTSADAWGFGLKLGYDWKVGDAGYVTPYGSVSGLFQSDDDYRLSNNMQVDGQSYDSMRYELGVDTGYTFTYSEDQALTPYFKLAYVYDDQGNDADVNGDSIDNGTKGSAVRVGLGTQFSFTKNFSAYTDANYLGGGDVDQNWAANAGVKYTW, encoded by the coding sequence ATGCACTCCTGGAAAAAGAAACTTGTAGTCTCACAATTAGCATTAGCCTGCACTTTGGCAATCACTTCTCAGGCGAATGCTTCAACAGATATTTCTGGCAAGACTTACACCACATTTGACCACTATAACGATGCCACTTACGCGGATGGTGTGTACTACGATGGTTACGTCGGCTGGAATAACTACGGCACCGATAGCGTTTATAACGGAGATATCTATCCGGTCATCAATAACGCGACCGTAAACGGTGTGATTTCAACTTACTATCTGGATGATGGCCTTTCTACCAATACCAATAGCAATAGTCTGACGATCAAAAACAGCACTGTACACGGCATGATTACGTCTGAGTGCATGACGAGCGAATGCGCAAATGGTCGTGATACGGGCTATGTTTACGATCGTCTGGCACTCACCGTTGATAACTCCACGATCGACGATAACTACGAACATTATACCTACAACGGTACCTATACTGACGGCACCGCAGATACGCACGTTGTTGATGTCTACGACATGGGCACCGCGATCACCCTGGATCAGGAAGTTGACCTGTCTATCACCAACAACTCTCACGTGGCGGGCATTACGCTGGCTCAGGGATATGAGTGGGAAGATATTGACGATAACACCGTGAGCACGGGTGTTAACAGCGGTGAGGTGTTTAACAACACGATCACAGTAACGAATTCAACCGTGACGTCAGGGTCATGGTCAGATGAAGGGACTTCAGGCTGGTTCGGCAATAACAATAACGCAAGTGACTATAGCAATACGCTGACAGCTGATGACGTTGCGATTTCCGCAATTGCGAATCCGTATGCAGATAATGCTATGCAGACGACGGTCAATCTCAGTAATTCGACTCTGATGGGCGATGTTGTGTTCTCCAGCAACTTCGACGAAAACTTCTTCCCGAACGGGGCGGACAGCTATCGTGATACCGACTCAGCAGTCGACACTAACGGCTGGGATGGTACTGACCGCATGGATGTTACCCTGAATAACGGTAGCAAATGGGTCGGTGCGGCGATGTCTGTGCATCAGGTGGATACCGATGGTGACGGTGTGTACGATGACGTTGCTGCCGGTACCGATGCAACTGCTACATTGATCGACATTGCAGCGAACAGCCTGTGGCCATCGTCCACCTATGGTATTGACAATGGCAATACCGCTTATGATGAAGATGGTCACGTTGTTGGTAACGATGTCTATCAGAGCGGCCTGTTCAATGTAACGCTGAACGGCGGTTCACAGTGGGATACCACCAAAGCTTCGCTGATTGATACCCTGAGCATTAACAGCGGTTCTGTGGTGAATGTTGCGGATTCTTCACTGGTTTCTGACACCATTGCTCTGACCGGTGGTTCAGCGCTGAATATCAACGAAGATGGCCATGTGGCGACGGATACCCTGACTGTCAACAACAGTACCGTTACTATCGCTGATGATGTGGCTGCGGGCTGGGGTGTAGGTGATGCTGCACTGTATGCCAACACCATTAATGTCACAAACGACGGTGTTCTGGATGTCGGTAACAGTGCGGACTATGCGCTGCAGACGGATACTTTGAACCTGACCAGCACGACCGATGCGAATGGTAATGTGCATGCCGGTGTATTTGATATTCACAGCAACAACTATGTGCTGCAGGCCGATCTGACCAACGATCGTACCGCAGACACCACGAAGTCTAACTACGGTTACGGTGTGATCGCCATGAATTCCGATGGTCATCTGACCATCAACGGTAATGGTGATGCCTACAGCGCTGACCTGTCTGAAGTGGATAACGCGGGCGACAATGTCGCTGCGGCAACCGGCAACTACAAAGTGCGTATCGACAACGCTACTGGTGAAGGTGCCATTGCGGACTACAAAGACAAAGAGCTGATCTACGTTAACGACAAGAACAGCACGGCTACCTTCTCTGCCGCGAACAAAGCAGATTTGGGTGCGTACACCTATCAGGCTCAGCAGCAGGGCAACACCGTTGTTATGCAACAGATGGAGTTGACCGACTACGCTAATATGGCGTTGAGCATTCCGTCTGCGAACACCAATACCTGGAACCTGGAGCAAGATACGGTTGGGACACGTCTGACCAACTCTCGTCATGGTCTGGCGGATAACGGCGGCGCATGGGTCAGTTACTTCGGCGGCAACTTCAACGGCGATAACGGCACCATTAACTACGATCAGGATGTCAACGGCATCATGGTGGGTGTGGATACCAAAGTTGAGGGTAACAACGCGAAGTGGATTGTCGGTGCTGCGGCGGGCTTCGCGAAAGGCGACATGAGCGACCATACCGGTCAGGTGGATCAGGACAGCCAGTCTGCCTATCTTTACTCCTCCGCTCGCTTTGCCAATAACATCTTTGTAGATGGCAGCCTGAGCTACTCTCACTTTAACAACGATCTGTCTGCCAATATGAGCGACGGCCAGTATGTTGATGGCAGTACCTCTGCGGATGCATGGGGCTTCGGTCTGAAACTGGGTTACGACTGGAAAGTGGGTGATGCGGGTTATGTTACTCCATACGGCAGCGTGTCTGGCTTGTTCCAGTCTGATGATGATTATCGCCTGAGCAACAACATGCAGGTTGATGGTCAGTCTTACGACAGCATGCGTTATGAACTGGGTGTGGATACCGGCTATACCTTCACTTACAGCGAAGATCAGGCGCTGACGCCTTACTTCAAACTGGCTTATGTGTATGACGACCAGGGTAACGATGCTGATGTAAACGGCGATTCTATCGACAATGGCACCAAAGGATCAGCGGTCCGTGTTGGCCTGGGTACGCAGTTCAGCTTTACCAAGAACTTCAGTGCCTATACCGATGCGAATTACCTCGGCGGCGGCGATGTTGATCAGAACTGGGCAGCTAACGCGGGTGTTAAATATACCTGGTAA
- the tauC gene encoding taurine ABC transporter permease TauC, producing MSVVINDKPRQRPLKWRWPFSRQITLSLATLTVILAVWWTVAALQLISPLFLPPPDQVLQKLITIAGPQGFMDATLWQHLAASLTRIVLALLAAVAFGIPVGIAMGLSPTLRGILDPIIELYRPVPPLAYLPLMVIWFGIGETSKILLIYLAIFAPVAMSALAGVKSAQQVRIRAARSLGASRAQVLWLVILPGALPEILTGLRIGLGVGWSTLVAAELIAATRGLGFMVQSAGEFLATDVVLAGIAVIAIIAFILELGLRALQRRLTPWHGEVQ from the coding sequence ATGAGTGTGGTGATCAACGATAAACCGCGTCAACGGCCGCTGAAGTGGCGCTGGCCGTTCTCGCGCCAGATAACCCTGAGCCTTGCAACGCTGACGGTGATTCTGGCGGTGTGGTGGACGGTTGCGGCGCTGCAGTTGATAAGCCCTTTATTTTTGCCGCCGCCGGACCAGGTGCTGCAAAAGCTTATTACCATCGCCGGTCCGCAAGGGTTTATGGATGCCACGCTGTGGCAGCATCTGGCCGCCAGCCTGACCCGCATTGTGTTGGCGCTGCTGGCTGCGGTGGCTTTCGGCATTCCGGTCGGGATCGCGATGGGGCTCAGCCCGACGCTACGCGGCATTCTCGATCCGATTATTGAGCTTTATCGTCCGGTGCCACCGCTGGCCTATTTGCCGTTGATGGTGATCTGGTTCGGGATTGGTGAAACGTCCAAGATCCTGCTGATCTATCTGGCGATTTTTGCCCCGGTCGCGATGTCTGCGCTGGCCGGCGTGAAGAGCGCGCAGCAGGTGCGGATCCGCGCCGCTCGATCGCTGGGCGCGAGCCGGGCGCAGGTGTTGTGGCTGGTCATTCTGCCAGGCGCACTGCCGGAGATCCTTACCGGATTGCGCATTGGCCTCGGCGTGGGCTGGTCAACGCTGGTGGCGGCGGAGCTGATTGCGGCAACGAGGGGGTTAGGGTTTATGGTGCAGTCGGCCGGTGAGTTTCTGGCGACCGATGTGGTACTGGCAGGGATCGCGGTGATTGCGATTATCGCTTTTATTTTAGAACTGGGTCTGCGCGCGCTTCAGCGCCGTCTGACACCCTGGCATGGAGAAGTCCAATGA
- a CDS encoding lysophospholipid acyltransferase family protein — protein sequence MFSLDNVLNDLWPAARTAPWQKKVLQRVLYEKEFQQFAARHRHLKGVDMVEQVLEHLQICCEIPEHHIENIPENGPLVIIANHPTGALDGLALIYALSRVRRDIKVVTNRLLSHLEPLRSLFIPVDNIQGRTPKSSLQQMDTHLQAGGALVFFPAGEVSRLTLTGIAERRWHSGFIRMAEKYRTPLLPVHIQAYNSPLFYACGLVSSSATLLLLMQQMFRRRGSTLPVRIGQQIAWTQWSVSKSNVREQAEKCREHVIALGKGRPGVFRTESTIAPPENRVRLKRELAQTACLGQTADGKQIYLWQRNGQEEATILRELGRLREIAFRAVGEGSGKRRDIDRYDDDYLHLILWDEEDLEIVGAYRFSPCAQQLEKQGLEGLYSHTLFHYDERMADIMQHGIELGRSFIQPRYWGRRGLDYLWSGIGAWLARNPQYRYLFGPVSISGGLPPDARDLLVAFYRLWFPPTHPLAVSRQPYPASLPDVLAQFAGNDYYEDLTRLKSLLGNLGCGIPPLYKQYSELCEPGGVQFIDFGSDPDFNHCVDGLVLVDLTYLKANRYQRYIGEHLTFLSGGNVA from the coding sequence ATGTTTAGTCTCGATAACGTACTCAACGACCTTTGGCCTGCGGCGAGGACCGCGCCCTGGCAAAAGAAGGTGCTTCAACGCGTATTGTATGAAAAAGAGTTCCAGCAGTTTGCCGCCCGCCATCGTCATCTGAAAGGCGTGGATATGGTGGAACAGGTCCTGGAGCATCTGCAAATATGTTGTGAAATCCCCGAGCACCACATCGAAAACATCCCTGAAAATGGCCCGCTGGTGATCATCGCCAACCACCCCACCGGTGCGCTGGACGGACTGGCGCTCATCTATGCCCTCTCCCGCGTGCGTCGAGATATCAAAGTGGTGACCAACCGACTGCTTTCCCATCTGGAACCCCTGCGCTCGCTGTTCATCCCGGTAGACAATATTCAGGGACGGACGCCGAAATCGTCGCTGCAGCAAATGGATACTCACCTGCAGGCTGGCGGCGCGCTGGTTTTCTTCCCGGCGGGTGAAGTCTCGCGGCTGACGCTGACAGGGATCGCCGAACGCCGCTGGCATTCCGGTTTTATCCGCATGGCGGAAAAATACCGGACGCCGCTGCTGCCGGTACATATCCAGGCTTATAACAGCCCGCTGTTCTATGCCTGCGGACTGGTTTCCTCCAGCGCCACGCTGCTGCTGTTAATGCAGCAAATGTTTCGCCGCCGCGGCAGCACGCTGCCCGTACGCATCGGTCAACAGATAGCCTGGACACAGTGGTCCGTGAGCAAAAGCAATGTTCGTGAACAGGCGGAAAAGTGTCGGGAACATGTGATTGCGTTGGGCAAAGGCCGACCGGGCGTCTTTCGCACCGAGTCGACGATCGCCCCGCCGGAAAACAGAGTCCGACTGAAACGCGAACTGGCGCAGACGGCGTGTCTGGGGCAAACCGCTGATGGCAAGCAGATTTACCTCTGGCAGCGCAACGGGCAGGAGGAAGCGACGATCCTGCGCGAGTTGGGACGACTGCGTGAAATCGCCTTTCGTGCCGTCGGTGAGGGCAGCGGCAAACGCAGGGATATCGATCGCTACGATGATGACTATCTGCATCTGATCTTATGGGACGAGGAAGACCTCGAGATCGTCGGTGCTTACCGGTTCAGCCCCTGCGCGCAGCAGCTGGAAAAACAGGGGCTGGAGGGACTCTACAGCCACACGCTGTTTCATTACGATGAGCGGATGGCAGACATCATGCAGCATGGTATTGAACTGGGGCGTAGCTTTATTCAGCCACGCTACTGGGGGCGTCGCGGACTGGATTATCTTTGGTCTGGAATCGGTGCCTGGCTGGCACGTAACCCGCAGTATCGTTACCTGTTTGGGCCGGTGTCTATCTCCGGGGGATTGCCACCGGATGCGCGCGATCTGCTGGTTGCCTTCTATCGACTATGGTTCCCGCCAACGCATCCGCTGGCCGTCTCACGCCAGCCGTATCCCGCTTCGCTCCCGGATGTACTGGCACAGTTTGCAGGCAACGATTACTACGAAGATCTGACGCGACTGAAGTCGCTACTGGGAAATCTCGGCTGCGGCATTCCTCCGCTCTATAAGCAATACTCAGAGCTCTGCGAACCCGGTGGCGTGCAGTTTATCGATTTCGGCAGCGATCCGGATTTTAACCACTGTGTCGATGGTCTGGTGCTGGTGGATTTAACGTATCTGAAGGCTAACCGCTATCAGCGCTATATTGGTGAGCATTTGACATTTTTATCAGGTGGCAACGTCGCCTGA
- the tauD gene encoding taurine dioxygenase, with amino-acid sequence MSERLSITPLGPYIGAQIAGADLTRPLSDNQFEQLYHAVLRHQVVFLREQAITPQQQRALAQRFGELHIHPVYPHAEGVEEIIVLDTHNDNPPDNDNWHTDVTFIETPPAGAILAAKELPSTGGDTLWTSGIAAYEALSEPFRQLLNGLRAEHDFRKSFQEYKYRKTEEEHQRWREAVAKHPPLLHPVVRTHPVSGKQALFVNEGFTTRIVDVTEKESEALLGFLFAHITKPEFQVRWRWQPNDVAIWDNRVTQHYANADYLPQRRIMHRATILGDKPYFRAG; translated from the coding sequence ATGAGTGAACGTCTGAGCATTACCCCGCTGGGGCCGTACATCGGCGCGCAGATCGCGGGGGCGGACTTAACCCGCCCGCTGAGCGACAATCAGTTTGAGCAGCTTTACCATGCGGTGCTGCGACATCAGGTGGTGTTCCTGCGCGAACAGGCTATCACGCCACAGCAGCAGCGCGCGCTGGCCCAGCGCTTTGGCGAGCTGCACATTCATCCGGTTTATCCCCATGCCGAAGGCGTGGAGGAGATTATCGTGCTGGATACGCACAATGATAATCCACCGGATAATGACAACTGGCACACCGACGTCACCTTTATTGAGACACCGCCTGCCGGGGCGATTCTGGCGGCTAAGGAGTTACCGTCCACCGGCGGCGATACGTTGTGGACCAGCGGTATCGCGGCGTATGAGGCGCTATCAGAACCGTTTCGCCAGTTGCTGAACGGTCTGCGGGCGGAACATGACTTCCGTAAATCCTTCCAGGAATACAAGTACCGCAAGACAGAGGAGGAGCATCAGCGCTGGCGTGAAGCGGTGGCGAAGCATCCGCCGCTGCTGCATCCGGTGGTGCGAACCCATCCGGTGAGCGGTAAGCAGGCGCTGTTTGTCAATGAAGGTTTTACCACGCGCATTGTCGATGTGACGGAGAAAGAGAGTGAGGCGCTGCTCGGCTTCCTGTTTGCGCATATTACAAAACCAGAGTTTCAGGTGCGATGGCGCTGGCAGCCAAATGACGTGGCGATTTGGGATAACCGCGTGACACAGCATTATGCAAACGCCGATTACCTGCCGCAGCGGCGCATTATGCACCGGGCGACAATCCTGGGGGATAAACCTTATTTTCGCGCGGGCTGA
- a CDS encoding response regulator transcription factor: MIRVVLVDDHVVVRSGFAQLLSLEEDLDVAGQYSSAAEAWPALLRDDVNVAVMDIAMPDENGLSLLKRLRAKRPQFRAIILSIYDTPTFVQSALDAGASGYLTKRCGPEELVQAVRSVGLGGHYLCADALRALRGGETSSTVLEVLTPREREVFDLLVKGDSVKEIAFKLDLSHKTVHVHRANVLGKLNCHSTIELVHFALDHQLLAGH; encoded by the coding sequence ATGATACGTGTGGTGCTGGTGGACGACCATGTGGTGGTACGTTCTGGCTTTGCGCAATTACTCAGTCTCGAAGAAGACCTCGACGTCGCAGGGCAGTACAGCAGCGCTGCGGAAGCCTGGCCTGCTTTACTGCGCGACGACGTTAACGTTGCGGTGATGGATATCGCCATGCCGGACGAAAACGGTCTGAGCCTGTTGAAACGCCTGCGGGCAAAGAGGCCGCAGTTTCGCGCCATTATTCTCAGTATCTATGACACGCCGACCTTTGTGCAGAGCGCGCTGGATGCTGGCGCCAGCGGTTATCTGACCAAACGCTGTGGGCCGGAAGAGTTAGTGCAGGCCGTCCGTTCCGTTGGACTGGGAGGGCATTATCTCTGCGCCGACGCGCTGCGGGCGTTGCGCGGGGGTGAAACGTCATCGACGGTGCTGGAAGTACTCACCCCGCGTGAACGGGAAGTGTTTGATTTACTGGTCAAAGGTGACAGCGTTAAGGAAATCGCTTTCAAACTCGATCTCAGCCATAAAACGGTGCATGTCCATCGTGCCAACGTGCTGGGCAAACTGAACTGTCACAGCACCATCGAACTCGTCCACTTCGCCCTCGATCATCAACTGCTGGCAGGACATTAA
- the tauB gene encoding taurine ABC transporter ATP-binding subunit, which translates to MLQLSHLYADYGGKPALEDINLTLDSGELLVVLGPSGCGKTTLLNLIAGFVPYQHGSIQLAGKRVDGPGAERGVVFQHEGLLPWRNVQDNVALGLQLAGIGKAQRVSIAQEMLKKVGLEGAGKRFIWQLSGGQRQRVGIARALAANPQLLLLDEPFGALDAFTREQMQTLLLKLWHETGKQVLLITHDIEEAVFMATELVLLSPGPGRVLERLPLTFARRFVAGEASRSIKSDPEFIATREYVLSRVFEQREAFS; encoded by the coding sequence ATGCTGCAACTCTCTCATCTGTATGCCGATTACGGCGGTAAACCGGCGCTGGAAGATATTAATCTGACGCTCGACAGCGGTGAACTGCTGGTGGTGCTGGGGCCGTCGGGATGTGGCAAAACGACGCTGTTGAACCTGATTGCCGGATTTGTGCCGTATCAGCACGGCAGCATTCAACTGGCAGGAAAACGCGTCGATGGACCGGGGGCGGAGCGCGGCGTGGTGTTTCAGCACGAAGGGTTACTGCCGTGGCGTAATGTGCAGGATAACGTCGCGTTGGGTCTGCAACTGGCCGGCATCGGGAAAGCGCAGCGTGTCAGCATCGCTCAGGAAATGTTGAAAAAAGTCGGGCTGGAGGGCGCCGGAAAACGCTTTATCTGGCAGCTTTCCGGCGGTCAGCGCCAGCGCGTTGGCATTGCCCGCGCGCTGGCGGCGAATCCACAGCTGTTGCTGCTGGATGAACCCTTTGGCGCGCTGGACGCTTTTACTCGCGAACAGATGCAAACTCTGCTGCTAAAACTGTGGCATGAGACCGGCAAGCAGGTGCTGCTGATTACGCATGATATTGAAGAAGCCGTGTTTATGGCGACCGAACTGGTGCTGCTGTCCCCTGGGCCTGGCCGGGTGCTGGAGCGTTTGCCGCTGACCTTTGCCCGCCGTTTTGTGGCCGGTGAAGCAAGCCGCAGCATTAAGTCCGACCCAGAGTTTATCGCGACCCGCGAATACGTCCTGAGCCGTGTCTTTGAACAACGGGAGGCCTTCTCATGA
- the tauA gene encoding taurine ABC transporter substrate-binding protein, whose product MARSSRNTLLAALAFITFQAQAVNVTVAYQTSAEPAKVAQADNTFAKASGATVDWRKFDSGASIVRALASGDVQIGNLGSSPLAVAASQQVPIEVFLLASKLGNSEALVVKKDISKPEDLIGKRIAVPFISTTHYSLLAALKHWGIKPGQVEIVNLQPPAIIAAWQRGDIDGAYVWAPAVNALEKDGKVLTDSEKVGEWGAPTLDVWVVRKDFAEKYPEVVKAFAKSAIDAQQPYIANPDEWLKQPENISKLSRLSGVPEADVPGLVKGNTYLTPQQQTAELTGPVNKAIIDTAQFLKEQGKVPAVASDYSQYVTDRFVQ is encoded by the coding sequence ATGGCACGTTCATCGCGTAATACACTTCTTGCCGCACTGGCATTCATCACCTTTCAGGCGCAGGCGGTGAACGTCACCGTCGCGTATCAAACCTCCGCTGAACCGGCGAAAGTGGCGCAGGCGGATAACACCTTCGCCAAAGCGAGCGGGGCCACCGTTGACTGGCGCAAATTCGACAGCGGCGCGAGCATCGTTCGCGCCCTGGCCTCTGGCGATGTGCAGATCGGCAATCTCGGCTCCAGCCCGCTGGCGGTCGCCGCCAGTCAGCAGGTACCGATTGAAGTTTTCCTGCTGGCGTCAAAACTTGGTAATTCCGAAGCGCTGGTGGTGAAGAAAGATATCAGCAAACCCGAGGATCTGATCGGCAAACGCATCGCGGTGCCGTTTATCTCTACCACCCACTACAGTCTGTTGGCGGCATTGAAACACTGGGGGATCAAACCCGGTCAGGTGGAGATTGTGAACCTGCAGCCGCCGGCGATTATCGCCGCCTGGCAGCGTGGAGATATTGATGGGGCTTATGTCTGGGCACCCGCTGTTAACGCACTGGAAAAAGACGGCAAGGTGCTGACCGACTCGGAAAAAGTCGGCGAGTGGGGGGCCCCAACGCTTGATGTGTGGGTGGTGCGCAAAGACTTTGCCGAGAAGTATCCGGAGGTGGTGAAAGCCTTCGCGAAAAGCGCTATCGACGCGCAGCAGCCCTATATTGCAAATCCCGACGAATGGCTGAAACAGCCGGAGAACATCAGCAAGCTGTCGCGCCTGAGCGGCGTGCCGGAAGCCGATGTGCCGGGGTTGGTGAAAGGCAATACCTATCTCACGCCTCAGCAGCAGACGGCTGAACTCACCGGCCCGGTGAACAAAGCGATTATCGACACCGCGCAATTTCTGAAAGAGCAGGGCAAGGTGCCTGCGGTAGCAAGCGATTACAGCCAGTACGTTACCGATCGCTTCGTGCAATAA
- the hemB gene encoding porphobilinogen synthase, whose product MTDLIHRPRRLRKSAALRAMFEETTLSLNDLVLPIFVEEELDDYKAIEAMPGVMRIPEKHLAREIERIANAGIRSIMTFGISHHTDDTGSDAWKEDGLVARMSRICKQTVPEMIVMSDTCFCEYTSHGHCGVLCEHGVDNDATLANLGKQAVVAAAAGADFIAPSAAMDGQVQAIRQALDAAGFTDTAIMSYSTKFASSFYGPFREAAGTALKGDRKTYQMNPMNRREAIRESLLDEAQGADCLMVKPAGAYLDVLRDIRERTELPLGAYQVSGEYAMIKFAAMAGAIDEEKVVLESLGAIKRAGADLIFSYFALDLAEKKILR is encoded by the coding sequence ATGACAGACTTAATCCATCGCCCTCGCCGTCTGCGCAAATCTGCAGCGCTGCGCGCCATGTTTGAAGAGACAACACTCAGCTTGAACGATCTGGTGTTGCCGATCTTTGTTGAAGAAGAACTCGACGACTACAAAGCGATTGAGGCTATGCCCGGCGTCATGCGCATCCCGGAGAAACACCTGGCGCGCGAGATCGAACGCATTGCCAACGCCGGAATCCGTTCCATCATGACTTTTGGCATCTCTCACCATACCGATGACACCGGCAGCGATGCCTGGAAGGAAGACGGTCTGGTGGCGCGGATGTCGCGCATTTGCAAGCAGACCGTACCGGAAATGATCGTGATGTCTGATACCTGCTTCTGCGAATATACCTCCCACGGTCACTGCGGCGTGCTCTGCGAGCACGGCGTGGATAACGACGCAACGCTTGCAAACCTCGGTAAGCAGGCCGTTGTCGCAGCAGCAGCAGGCGCAGATTTCATCGCCCCTTCCGCCGCAATGGATGGTCAGGTGCAGGCAATTCGCCAGGCGCTGGATGCCGCAGGTTTTACCGACACGGCCATCATGTCCTACTCCACCAAATTTGCCTCTTCATTCTATGGTCCGTTCCGTGAAGCAGCAGGTACGGCGCTGAAAGGCGATCGCAAAACCTATCAAATGAACCCGATGAACCGTCGTGAAGCGATTCGTGAATCGCTGCTCGATGAAGCGCAGGGCGCGGACTGCCTGATGGTGAAACCGGCAGGTGCCTATCTGGATGTATTGCGTGATATCCGTGAACGTACGGAGCTGCCGCTCGGCGCGTATCAGGTCAGCGGCGAATATGCGATGATCAAATTTGCCGCGATGGCGGGCGCGATTGATGAAGAAAAAGTGGTGCTGGAAAGTTTAGGTGCCATCAAACGTGCTGGCGCGGATCTGATCTTCAGCTACTTCGCGCTGGATCTGGCCGAGAAGAAAATTCTGCGTTAA